One window from the genome of Parasteatoda tepidariorum isolate YZ-2023 chromosome 8, CAS_Ptep_4.0, whole genome shotgun sequence encodes:
- the LOC107440539 gene encoding transforming growth factor beta receptor type 3: MTIHCIFLIVLVCSSATCLAVHENADTLYGIGCKIKKPYTNSHITPVMEHPSEVTGCFSNNAASAEQEVHVLSLLNSGFDAVDTKNGYLPSVAVNVQLRSKERFTISSVIIILHSFTPVMWQVHLHSGNSTNFHVVVNKPSYVVPTVAATVSRRKFPSSKRLPIWIKSHYGAVTSYSLIHLANEITLFLGIDLPATSPDCNVNSKRQSANVKASFVQLQLAAGCTMSRSPVSKSNQMLYVIELDSKVSNSDTLIQLQQQRSPGSDWSSVVEQNVILILKSHVPLEWVIESRGIEGSLLIIAEHPVHVRTNILFVTTKIEKQILPSSTSVLLSKIKNSFGFADIYIKTSKSNRINIAVKGKAKHIDELLYSKNMSFMEFVNIPSTPVISIPNDKNMSHTDSYKSSVSPESWDHMIANLVSLTCSRDKISVSLPIEDTMKIFVSTLGPDSRLLSVTLADVGCKSQQNGTHFILQSKWSDCGTKAVTNGGLEYHNQIQFVTTKQELDNVSSNEQKRLPTDDDDYISEYGSGSDAVSLSLLRSEESVIYPLPFHCDKPFMNDDNQKSSGEKYELNLYTKKDYKQSIPSQSFPFDVVVHDHLFAEANIKADLRLCIIIDECWLAETDNKYKATGKRNTLIKQGCPTDLSVDILTKSHCSTGSTDAEHYKMRFSFQLSEELMDRNLFLHCRLTSCAMQDSKELNTNQCISDEHFCLKQSLRPYLDTLFGKKYSLIVKGPFRVVPKQRGERRKDVLSVLNPESSSIPSENNFIVDYSFDKLTGNTKKNPVSQQLVFVGLSTEAVVGIAFASFIIGAGLMATLWLIHMYTEPSRRFKQSRKQSAKQSRTDGQLNSDRFECADNSVPCSAKPLSVQICA; encoded by the exons ATGACAATCCACTGTATATTTCTTATAGTCTTAGTTTGTTCAAGTGCTACGTGCCTTGCTGTCCATg AAAATGCTGACACACTGTATGGAATTGGGTGCAAAATTAAGAAACCATATACCAATTCACACATCACTCCAGTTATGGAACATCCAAGTGAAGTAACAGGTTGTTTTTCAAACAATGCTGCCTCTGCAGAACAG gaagTCCATGTATTGAGTCTCCTGAACTCTGGATTTGATGCTGTCGATACTAAGAATGGTTATCTACCTAGTGTCGCAGTTAATGTGCAGCTGCGTTCAAAAGAAAGATTTACGATTTCTTCTGTCATTATAATTCTTCACTCATTCACTCCAGTTATGTGGCAAGTTCACTTACATTCTGGAAACAGTACAAATTTTCATGTTGTT gtcAATAAGCCATCCTACGTTGTTCCTACTGTTGCTGCAACTGTTTCCCGTCGCAAATTTCCTTCATCTAAGCGATTACCTATTTGGATCAAAAGCCATTATGGTGCTGTAACATCTTATTCATTGATACATCTTGCAAATGAAATCACCCTCTTTCTTGgcattg acttacCTGCCACTAGTCCAGATTGCAATGTCAACAGTAAAAGGCAATCTGCAAATGTAAAAGCCAGTTTTGTACAATTGCAACTTGCTGCTGGCTGCACTATGAGTAGATCACCTGTAAGCAAAAG taatCAAATGCTGTATGTCATTGAACTTGATTCAAAAGTGTCAAATAGTGATACTTTAATCCAGTTGCAACAACAGAGGAGCCCTGGTTCTGATTGGAGTTCTGTTGTtgaacaaaatgttattttgatcTTAAAAAGTCATGTACCATTAGAATGGGTCATAGAATCCAGGGGCATTGAAGGTTCTCTTTTAATCatt GCTGAGCACCCTGTTCATGTTcgaacaaacattttatttgtgaccacaaaaattgaaaaacaaattcttcCATCATCGACATCAGTTCtactgtcaaaaattaaaaattcatttgggTTTGCAGACATCTACATAAAAACCTCCAAATCAAATCGAATTAACATTGCTGTGAAAGGAAAAGCAA AACATATAGATGAACTTCTATACagtaaaaatatgtcttttatGGAGTTTGTAAATATCCCTTCAACTCCTGTCATCTCCATCCCTAATGACAAGAACATGTCACATACTGATAGTTACAAATCAAGTG tatcaCCAGAATCGTGGGATCACATGATAGCTAATCTGGTGTCTCTGACGTGCTCCCGTGACAAAATAAGTGTCTCTTTGCCAATAGAGGATACGATGAAAATATTTGTCTCCACTTTGGGACCTGATAGCAGATTACTGTCAGTCACTTTAGCTGATGTTGGCTGTAAATCACAACAAAATGGGACTCATTTTATACTTCAGTCAAAGTGGAGTGATTGTGGTACGAAAGCTGTTACAAATGGTGGTCTGGAGTACCATAATCag ATTCAATTTGTAACGACTAAGCAAGAGCTTGATAACGTGTCATCAAATGAGCAGAAGCGCTTGCCGACAGATGATGATGATTACATCTCTGAATATGGTTCTGGTTCAGATGCGGTTTCACTGTCCTTGTTGAGAAGTGAAGAGAGTGTTATTTATCCATTACCCTTCCACTGTGACAAACCTTTTATGAATGACGATAatcagaaa TCATCAGGTGAAAAATATGAGTTGAATCTGTACACCAAAAAGGACTACAAGCAATCAATACCATCTCAATCATTTCCTTTTGATGTTGTTGTCCATGATCACTTATTTGCAGAAGCAAACATCAAAGCAG ATTTGCGTCTTTGCATTATCATTGATGAGTGTTGGCTTGCTGAAACGGACAATAAATACAAAGCAACTGGGAAGAGAAATACTCTAATAAAGCAGgg ATGCCCTACTGATTTGAGTGTTGACATCCTTACCAAAAGTCACTGCAGTACTGGTAGTACTGATGCTGAACACTACAAAATGCGGTTTTCATTCCAACTCAGTGAGGAACTGATGGATCGGAATCTTTTTCTGCATTGCCGATTGACATCTTGCGCCATGCAGGATAGTAAAGAGCTAAATACTAATCAG TGTATCAGTGATGAACATTTCTGCCTGAAACAAAGTCTCAGGCCTTATCTGGACACACTCTTTGGAAAGAAATACAGCCTGATTGTCAAAGGTCCTTTCCGTGTTGTTCCAAAGCAAAGGGGAGAAAGAagaaaag ATGTTTTATCTGTTCTGAATCCAGAATCATCATCAATCCCATCTGAGAACAATTTTATTGTGGACTACTCCTTTGATAAGTTAACAggaaatacaaagaaaaatccTGTATCACAACAACTTGTGTTTGTGGGTCTGTCCACAGAAGCTGTTGTGGGGATTGCTTTTGCTTCATTCATAATTGGTGCTGGTCTAATGGCGACATTATGGCTGATTCATATGTACACAG
- the LOC107440540 gene encoding single-strand selective monofunctional uracil DNA glycosylase, producing the protein MCSCYVSETLLEIEKRQCNALSAISFNEKVCYVYNPLEYAKETHEYYVRTFCPNSKLILFLGMNPGPFGMAQNGVPFGDSFYVNNWLKIKGNVSKPKKEHPKRQIHGLSCPRSEVSGQRFWSYLAETCKTPEKFFQHCYVHNYCPISMMTATAKNITPPELKANEKKLLLDICDESLIQIINLLGVKCIVGIGKFAEDRVKKVLKTHAITNIAVIGIMHPSPINPAANKGWKNIVHQQLENSGVLKYLL; encoded by the exons ATGTGTTCTTGTTATGTGTCAGAAACACTACTCGAAATAGAAAAACGACAATGTAATGCACTATcagcaatttcttttaatgaaaaagtgtgCTATGTTTACAATCCTTTAGAGTACGCTAAAGAAACTCATGAATACTATGTGCGAACATTTTGtccaaattcaaaattaattttattcttgggAATGAATCCTGGACCATTTGGAATGGCACAAAATGgg GTACCATTTGGTGATTCTTTTTATGTGAACAACTGGTTGAAAATCAAGGGGAATGTTAGCAAGCCTAAAAAGGAACACCCTAAAAGACAAATACATGGTTTAAGTTGTCCAAGATCagag GTCAGTGGGCAAAGATTTTGGTCTTATCTAGCTGAAACATGCAAAACTccagaaaagttttttcaacATTGCTATGTCCACAACTATTGTCCTATTTCAATGATGACAGCCACTGCAAAAAATATAACTCCACCAGAGTTGAAGGCGAATGAAAAAAAGCTATTGCTAGACATTTGTGATGAatctttaattcaaataattaacctTCTTGGTGTGAAGTGTATTGTGGGTATTGGAAAGTTTGCAGAAGATCGTGTAAAAAAAGTGCTCAAAACTCATGCTATTACTAATATTGCAGTGATTGGAATTATGCATCCCAGTCCTATCAATCCTGCCGCTAATAAAGGGTGGAAAAACATAGTACATCAGCAACTTGAAAATTCTggtgttcttaaatatttattatag